The following is a genomic window from Ciona intestinalis unplaced genomic scaffold, KH HT000183.1, whole genome shotgun sequence.
taaccatAGTCACGTCACTTACCCACAGAACTGACGTTTCCCTCCTCACTCGACCATTTATCACCAAACGTACAATTCCCCAGGATATTGTTCTCATGTATACTGCCAACTAGTGACCAAGCTTTAtcgtttgatgacgtcatatcacAGTAAGTCTGTCGTGTGTGTGTGTTGATATtaaggttattttatttataatgtacaaatatattttgtaaacagacttatggggcaagatggtacggatagcacataatatcccatatttcccaaacatttttaaacaaataacaacgctcttttagagccgtgcggatacggttatattatTCTGCAAATTGTTTGCAACCAAATGTTACGaaaaaaaagtatgaaaacatgtcccattatACCCCATCATGAACCAGAttaccccgccctactttattgtgttaatattatttgGGCAATTATGttaatagaaatcttataatcTACCTGGTATATACCGCCATCTTGTGACCGTATAGAATAGACGCCGTCTTCTACGATTCCTGCTCGTTGCAAATGTGAACAACTTGTTCCGGGGTTCACTGGGGTTCCTAAACTACCAGCGAATcctaaaaacacagttttaatCTTCTCAGTTAGTTGTTTCtactttataataatactACCCTACCTTCCCCAGGTGGTCCAGCAACACCAGGTGGCCCTGCTGGTCCTCGGTCGccctaaaattaaatattgaccGAGTGAAACTTACCATACCTGTTTATTTTTCCTAAATATCGAAGATCGTATATTTATcatgaattaaaacaatgcGGAGAATGAAATCAACAGTAAATCGacggtcgttaaaacacacaatgtaTGAACAATTTATGGAAAGTAGCGACAGCAGGTAAAAAGCGTGTTCACCCAaacgtttataatattttgtatgacgtcacaatacgtaCCGCTGGTCCCGCTTTCCCGGGTGGCCCCGCTTCACCACGTGATGATGACGCAAGCTGTAGACACAAAGttagtatgacgtcacaaacgtaaTGAcgtgattgttacgtcatactcACCCCTGTTCTATCGTTACTACACGAACACGTACACGCGCCCATGTCTAAGGTATGACCGTTGATATAATGCAACATGCAAAGCATGAAGACAACGTATCGGAACATAATGGCTGAAACTGCTGGTAGACCAAACGCGAAAGTTAAATCGTCTTAATGCTCTTGTAGAAAGTAAACCAGAGTGGCTgcattgcatttatttatatcgGACTCGAGGAAAATTCCCGACCAATATTTCCGCATTTAAATTCGGCATCCGAAATACCGGATACATGAATGAGTTTTGGATTAGTTTCGATCGACTAGTTTACGTCATTAGGAAATAATAAAAGCCTTAGTACCACCTCCGGTTAGGAATTGTATTGTTTAGCGATGCAGCGCAAAGTCACAAACATGGAATTGTAGTTGAATGTTTTCTTCACGCTGCTGATGCAATTCGTTACTACGCGATCGAGTTAgttattgttttgattttgatttcattaaaaaaaactttttgttgagAAAAATAAGGAAACAAATTCTACCAATAATTCACAATAAACTGTTAAATTATGTCGATGGTATGTCGCTTACAGATGTTTATGTGCTTGCCCggtgtgtgttttaatatatttgaattgTTGTCTATTAATAAAGTATCACCCCAAAGTCGTCATATATTAAATTCTAGAAATATTGGCCTCAATGCGCCCAAGTGTCCCgatttcccccactctactaaatAACTTACTCCCATCTAAGCCGCTGATCATTTGAATTCCATCATAAGAGTTCTTCGAACGCCTCAGTATGTATTGTATTCCCGTATAAAGTGATCGCACCTACAACGTTTCCATCGCTTCTCTTTGTTCTCGTGAATAAATCTGCATGCAACAACGTTTACTGGAAAGTAACTTaatcacctgtcaatcaaaatgtTGATTCTACAAATTAATTTGAATTCACAAGCTACAGTATACGAATACAAACTCCCAGGTCGTCGAAAGTTGGATACCAAATATACATCTATAGCTGATGATAAATTGAATGCAAATTACATACAGAAGCCTCCTGAAACTAAATGTGGAAACGCGGGCATATAAGATACCGCAGATAAAGCCATCATTTCATCACAAGAAAGAAAATCATCATGAACCGTTGTGTTGCTCTTATTCTACTGGTCATTCTTCTGTCTCAAGTTGCGAATGGATGGAAAATTTGTTATGGTAAAATTTGCGTAAGTTTTGATGAAGACGGAGTTGAAGCTGTATTAAAGTAAGGGAATGAGCCTAATGTTTGGTGTGATGTAAACCTTTGTGTATCTAACACTTAACGAACTTAGTTCGGCAGTGTTACATTGGTTAAGGCATTTACCATTAGCCCAAATTTACGATGGGAAGCCAAGATGATGCTATGCCATTGTGGGTGCATGTAACATTGGGCAAAACATgttaattgctttaacccagtggtcacttatgggttatCTAAACGAAGATACAAAAtctcaacaaaaaaaaacaacgtggtaactcataagcgaacacaaggtgtatgaaacaaaacacccctgttataacgactgtcgttgccccgccatgcgaggataaataggttgcatacgtggtaacttgtaagcgggcacgaggtgtttgaaacagaacgcccgtgttataacgactgttgttgccccgccatgcgtggataaataagttacatccattcaacTTTACTCTGTTTAGAACGTCACTACAGGATTCAAACCTCGGTAAGTTGCGACGACATGTTTCACTCagtgattatttatttgttgcgtttaacattaattttatttatgtttttaaataagataACCAAATGTAATTTAACTAAAGCATCGAAGAGAAGTGACCATTAGTTTTACaatgtgtaaaaatataaaatcgtggGCATTAAACATAACACCAATGTTGATTTATATTCCGCCTCAGACCAAAGCTTTGAGGAAATGCTTGGTGAAACTCAAATGATGAATGATCAAGGCGCTCGGGCGGGTTCTGTTTAAGCTTGAGGTATCAATAACTCGTGATCTTACAATTCGTTTGTATTGTGCTGTGGGGCAGGacgggataccgttagcgcataacatcccatatttcctgatcgtgttttgaaataACGCCACTCTTTCAAAGTAGGCTGGTGAGgatatagttatataattctgtgaatactctttgtttaccactaaatgatAGGATGAGGAATAATAATGatacgtcccatcttaccccaacctacaatgtggtttaatttaaatttgtgttttcagTCTTTTCTCATCGCATAAACCATGGACGGTTTCGAGCAaaggaaataaacaaaaaacagtcaatgccgttttttttttttattgtggtatatcggggtgggggaagacgggacacttttagttCCTAAATGAAGTAATGTAATTcatttatccttgtatggcggagcaacgaccATCGTTAGTACTACGTATATAACTTCGTGGGTGACGGCACTCGCACATTACGATATAATGCGGTAGTGGTAGCGAAAGCCTCGCAAACAAAGATacagggttcaaggctcggcaGCGCTACTATTATCGGCGTGTGACTTAGGGCAAGGCAATTATCGGTAAGTGATTTaaccctgtggtcactaatgagcaACATTCCGGTAAAATGAAACTGAACTTTTGCTGCCCAAGAATAAACGAACATTAGTCAGACAACTTATGTTACAGTTTTTATTCGTACAAATAACTAAATTGCTGTGGAAAGTgtgaaatagaataaaacattacagaaGTTGTGTATAATGATAATAATGTGCATTGTATGTCTATTGTTTTAACCATGGTTGAAATTGTAAGGTAATTCAGATAACAAAGAAATTCACAATATCGCAAGCTGGGTTCAAAGTATCTCAACTACTAGAACGCCGTGCCAGTCAACTTGAAATAGTTATCGACCTTTTGGAATGGCGCAATGCTGGGTTCTAATTGAAATCCAGAACTGGTTTATTAATCGTCATTCTGCTGAATGAAGAATGTGGGGTTAGTTATGCAGAGTTGCATATGTACAACAGAAGGCGCGTGTAAGCTTATTTACATCGCAGGGATCATTGAAGATTCTAAATTACCACCAGCAGGTCCGTGTCTTTATCACCTGGGAAACATGGAATATCGTTATACATGTTAACATAACTTTATTACTTCATAGCACTGTTTTTGTTGTTCACGtacaagttgttttgtttgttagttTAATTTTGGTTACGTTCTTTTTCACTATTTGTAGCCCCTGCGTTTcttatcaatattttatttacgcACGACTTGTTTTTTCCACTTGTTTAACGTTTCTGCGTTCTTTGCCCAAAGCATGATTGTTGCGTGTCACGTGCCGTGCACCGCGCGTTCCCTGCTTCTAGTTTTGAATGTTTCGGGCAGTTATCGTTGTACTGTGTCGGTAATAGGTTGTGTTATTCAGTTATTGTGAGCGAAATGTTGCATTGAGTCGTTAAGTGAGATTCGTACCCAGCTGTTGTGGTAATGTAACAGACAAGTGAGTTTTTCAAGTTAACTCGTTTCAGACTGCGTTTATTGAACTACATTTATAGTTAAGTCGCGTTTATTGCACGCCCCGCGATCGTTAAAGTAGTGTCCCAGATCACACCACCGTCATAAAACGTAACAATACATAGAAGTGTTCTTAAACAGGACACTTAGTTAgttgtaaacataaaacatgtaaaatgttgcaattataattaaaatgtttaaatatttgaattataaaataaatataaaaagtgttttacccTGGGCTGCTTCAAGGATTTGTGGCATGGCGTTTTGTTGTGGCATGGCGTTTTGTTGTGGCATGGCGTTTTGTGGTGGCATGGCGTTTTGTTGTGGCATGGCGTTTTGTTGTGGCATGGCGTTTTGTTGTGGCATGGCGTTTTGTTGTGGCATGGCGTTTTGTTGTGGCATGGCGTTTTGTTGTGGCATGGCGTTTTGTTGTGGCATGGCGTTTTGTTGTGGCATGGCGTTTTGTTGTGGCATGATGTTTTGTTGTGGTATTATAACTTGCCGGGGCATAATGTTTTGTGGCATTATAACTTGTGCTTGCATGGCATTTTGTTGCATTGGGACGATGGTTCCATTTGGCTGTTGAATGAAGCACAACTGACCGTCTGCACCtgcaaaatatattatcaAACATTTGTGTGGAATTTGTAAATCCAAGTTGAATTGATAGAAACCTGTTGGTTGGGGAATGTTGTTCAATTGGATCTGGGGTTGAACACGTACGAAGCTTTGGTAGAATTCTGTGCTCTGGGTGTATGAAGGTGTTGGTTAAGTAGTTTAAgttcctacagtgaggcacgccatgggatctgggattttggccagagttggcccattaccccaacattgtatatgcacattctattccatatggatgaggtcctacagtgaggcatgtcatggaaCCTgaaatttagaccagagttggcccattaccccaacattgtatatgcacattctattctatatgggtgaggttctacagtgaggcatgccatgggatctggggtttagaccagagttggcccattaccccaacattgtatatgcacattctactttatatgggtgaggttctacagtgaggcacgcaaTGGGACCTTGGATTGAGGCCAGAGTTTCGTCGACTGTCAAGCTACAGCAGGTTTAAATCAGTAAACTCTGCGTGAaagcaaaaaaagaaataaaaagaaaagaaatgcAAACTTACCATTTTTCTGCAACAAGTTGTATTGCATGTCAGTGCAGCAGACACaataaataacacaaattCCACCAAACCAAGTAAGCCAATGAGACAATGAATGATAGTGAGACCAGGAAAGGGTGATAGGGGAGGTGTGATGGGTGGAGTGGATAAGGTTGTCGTTCTCACGGTTGTCGTTTCATAATCAACAGATTCATCATTAAAATCGTTATAACCATTGTTGTAATCGTTGTTGAGATCATTGTTGTTGTACTGTGGAAACAGACATTCATGAAACTCAGATACAGAAGTAGCACTAACTAATCAAATACATAGGCAAAActaacaaatgtaactttaaaagttatttatacttgcatggcggggcaacgacattcgctataacacaggtgttctgtttcatgcacctcgtgcccgcttacaagttaccacgtatgtaacttatttatcctcgcacggcggggcaacgacagttgttataacactggtgttctgtttcatacacctcgtgcccgcttacaagttaccacgtatgtaactttgaaaaatgggttttatataatttgtgcaaaattttaataaaaggttGGGTTTCCAAAATGACAGATATGTAGTTTGTATTCGAaactttagtttgtttatcattattttattatctaGCCAAGTACTACTACATTTATATCATTTAGATTCATTGNNNNNNNNNNNNNNNNNNNNNNNNNNNNNNNNNNNNNNNNNNNNNNNNNNNNNNNNNNNNNNNNNNNNNNNNNNNNNNNNNNNNNNNNNNNNNNNNNNNNNNNNNNNNNNNNNNNNNNNNNNNNNNNNNNNNNNNNNNNNNNNNNNNNNNNNNNNNNNNNNNNNNNNNNNNNNNNNNNNNNNNNNNNNNNNNNNNNNNNNNNNNNNNNNNNNNNNNNNNNNNNNNNNNNNNNNNNNNNNNNNNNNNNNNNNNNNNNNNNNNNNNNNNNNNNNNNNNNNNNNNNNNNNNNNNNNNNNNNNNNNNNNNNNNNNNNNNNNNNNNNNNNNNNNNNNNNNNNNNNNNNNNNNNNNNNNNNNNNNNNNNNNNNNNNNNNNNNNNNNNNNNNNNNNNNNNNNNNNNNNNNNNNNNNNNNNNNNNNNNNNNNNNNNNNNNNNNNNNNNNNNNNNNNNNNNNNNNNNNNNNNNNNNNNNNNNNNNNNNNNNNNNNNNNNNNNNNNNNNNNNNNNNNNNNNNNNNNNNNNNNNNNNNNNNNNNNNNNNNNNNNNNNNNNNNNNNNNNNNNNNNNNNNNNNNNNNNNNNNNNNNNNNNNNNNNNNNNNNNNNNNNNNNNNNNNNNNNNNNNNNNNNNNNNNNNNNNNNNNNNNNNNNNNNNNNNNNNNNNNNNNNNNNNNNNNNNNNNNNNNNNNNNNNNNNNNNNNNNNNNNNNNNNNNNNNNNNNNNNNNNNCATGTCAGTGCAGCAGACACaataaat
Proteins encoded in this region:
- the LOC100187041 gene encoding uncharacterized protein LOC100187041 isoform X1, translated to MVESDEELILDENLRDKTREGFKDNCVNGLGITHIVFGVLSLCLGISAAVYAACASGFYRWPRYYSYFHVAYVCSGVWCGLMSITVGIISIFAARRKTTCMIVCLMAIATVATIFAIAQVTLAVFGAIFSVTPRVYVPGYHPYDIYNNNDLNNDYNNGYNDFNDESVDYETTTVRTTTLSTPPITPPLSPFPGLTIIHCLIGLLGLVEFVLFIVSAALTCNTTCCRKMSTEFYQSFVRVQPQIQLNNIPQPTGADGQLCFIQQPNGTIVPMQQNAMQAQVIMPQNIMPRQVIIPQQNIMPQQNAMPQQNAMPQQNAMPQQNAMPQQNAMPQQNAMPQQNAMPQQNAMPQQNAMPPQNAMPQQNAMPQQNAMPQILEAAQGDKDTDLLVVI